The stretch of DNA CCGGAATGGCGGACACGCTACCTCGGCCCCGGCTGGGACCTTGCCAAGGTACGCGGCAGCCGCTTCAACACCGGCGAAGGCATACGCATGGCACTCGACATCGGTGCCGCGTCCTACGGTAACTGGTCGGGCTGCCACGCCGTGGGCTGGGAGCGGAATGCGCCGGAGTTCGGCGATCTCGGGGTCGGCGACCACTTCCAGAAGCACAGTTACCCTTGGGGTATCATGCTGAACGCCCGGGGCGAGCGGTTTGTCGACGAGGGCGCCGACTTCCGCAACTACACCTATGCCAGGTACGGCCGTGTGATCCTGGAGCAGCCGGGCCAGTTCGCCTGGCAGGTCTTCGACGCCAAAGTCAGCGACCGGCTGCGGCCCGAGTACCGCATCAAGGAAATCACCAGGGTGAGCGCCGACACGCTGGAGGATCTCTGCGCAAGACTCGACGACGTCGATACCGAGGGAGCGCTTGAGACCGTCAGGGCCTACAACGCCGCCGTCCGTACCGACATTCCCTATGATCCCAACGTCAAGGACGGGCGCCGTACTGAGGGACTCGCAGTGCACAAGTCGAACTGGGCCAACACGATCGACACGCCGCCCTTCGAGGCCTACGCCGTGACCTGCGGCATCACCTTCACCTTCGGCGGCCTGCGGGTGGATACATCCGGCCGCGTGCTGGACCGTGACCTCCAGCCGATCCCCGGCCTCCATGCTGCGGGCGAGCTGGTCGGCGGCATCTTCTACTTCAACTATCCCGGTGGAACCGGGCTGATGTCGGGGTCGGTCTTTGGCCGGCTTGCCGGCGACACGGCCGGAGCACATGCCTCCGGCGCCTGAACCCTGCATTCATGGACAACCTTGTTCACAGAGGCCGCCGCGCACGGAGGCCTTCATGTTTCTGACACACAAACGAACCCCAACCGTCATCGTGGGCTCCCAAGATGCTTGAGTGCGCGGCTCTCCTGCGAGTCGTGCGTGAACAAAGCATGGCTTCAAGAAGGGAATCCATCCCATGAAGCGACTTTCGCTTGGCAGCGGCGCAGCGCTCCTGCTGTCCGCCGGCATGGCTCGCGCCGCCTGTCCGGCGGTCACGGCCAAGGACAACATGGGCATCTCAGGTGCCTGTCCCAAGCAGTTCGAGTTGGCCGAGTTCAAGGCGGCCAGAGCGGCTGGCGACGGCACGCCGAGCTTCAGCGGCAACCCGCCAATGGCCGACCTCAACGCCGGGCTTCACGGCAATCCGGACCCGTCCGACGTGGCGGACCGCCTTCCGGACGAGCCGTTCGCGATCGCGCCGACGTTTCCTGGGGCGGTATGCTCGACGGCCTGTTGCGGAAACAATCCCGCAAGCCGTTTGGCATGATCAGCGCGCGCCGATACGGACCTGTTTTCCGTCGAATGTCGGAACCGTCAGGACAAAATCGTCGGTCGGGTAGCAGATGGCCTGTTCCTGCAGCATGCCGATGGCAATTTCCTCGCCCATGCGCAGGCTGTCATAATAGTCTGAGAAATAGTGGACACCCGCCATGTTCCGCCCGATCGAGATATTGGCCGCCAGCTTGTTCAACTCGCCCTCGAGCGTCAAAGGACGGTCTTCACCCTCAACCCACCTGTTGCAGAGTTCGCTACCATCGTCGTTCGGTTCGTAGTAAACGGCTTTGTCGCCTTTTGAGATTTCCGGGAATCTGAAGCCGACTGATTCGGGATTGCTGTTTTCATCGCGCTCCTTCCCGACCAGAACAGTGCCGGTGTCGAAGAAGGCCTTGACGATGGTCGTGCACGCTCCCGCAACTGTGGCATGCCCGGCTCCATAGGACGGATGCATCGGCGAGCCTTCGGCAAAGGCCATGGGCAGAAGATAGTTCCCCTTCTGCGAGTCTATCACTGGGTCTTTCCGTTCATTTTCCTCGTTACTTTCCCAGTTATACTTGGCGATCTCAGTCAACGTGCTTTCGAGATCAAGATCGGGCTCGGGCTCGGGCTCGGGCTCGGGCTTGCGATTGAGATCGTCCCTCATTTTGGCAAGACACCCGCACAGGCCGGGGAACGCTTTTTCCAGCTCTTCGGCCCGTGTCACGCGGGCGGCCAGCGCCTCCGGCCTTAGCCGCAGATGGTTGTTGAACTTCTGATACCGGACAGCCTTAAGGGCGCGGGTGGCGACTTCCGTCACAAGGGTCAGAATGTGCGGCCCACCCCAAAGCGCAAAGCCACCGGCATTTCGCGCTGTGCCCTCGCTGTTGCGAGGCCCGTACATCCTGCGCATGCCCGAAAGCTTGGCAAAGCCTTGATCAAAGGGCGTACCCATGGCCAGCAGGATCAGGGTCGCATTCAGATAAGCCTGATAAAGTGCATCGACATGCACATAGGTGGCAAGGTCCCTCGGTGTTCTGATGAAGCGGCGATTGTCAGTCAGGTTCTGGCCGATGCCGTCCTCCTGGACCTTGTAACCGTCCTGAACATCAAGCCAGTCCTGCCAAGTCTGCATGTAATCATCGCCATCCTCGGCGATGGACACACGCTGATCAATCACCTGCGGACCATAGGAGATGAAGCCTTTGTCAACGTCAACTTTACACCCCCCGGCCGTCGTCTTGTTTCCGATCCACAGGAACTGCGATACATAGGGCCCGTTTTCGACCCCCGGTGACGAGCCACGGAAGACCGTTTGACGATCCAATTCTCCGCCACCGGTTTTGCGCGGTCGGCCCTTAAAGCCGTCTTTGGCATAGCGCATAGCGTTCAGTCGGCTGAGGGACGCGTCAACCTTGTTCCCGGGGTCATGACTGCCGCCGTCCTTGCTGAAGCTTGCCAGCGGGACGTCCCTCAAAAGGGCGAGTTCATAGACCTCGGCCATTTCAAAAGTCAGTTCGTCGCTGCCAAGCTCCGGTGCGGGTGCCATGGTGACGGCCTGTGCATCCGGTCCTTCAAGGTCGTAGACGATACCGGCGGTCGGGGCCTCCCATGGCCTGCGGTCCAGTTTCCGGCCCGAGACCGGATTGGTCGGTACAAAGACACTCGAGGTGAAGTGTTCGGCAAAGCCTTCGTCGATACAGGTGCGAAAAGCCTGGAAATGAGCGGGATCTGCGACAACACCCAAGTCCTTGCGATGTTCCAGACCCTTGGTAAAGCTCATCAGATAATGGGCGAAGCCGTAGCGTTTTTCATCCGGGTTTGCCTGATGCCCGGGGTGGGGTCTGTGACGCGCCTGTTCCGCTGCCTCGACCCGCACACGGTAAGCAGACTCTGCTCTGTCCATTTTCATGATGACAATCTCCAAGCTCCTCGATTCCGGACAAGGTTTTTGTTGAGAGGGGTTGTCTCACCTGGCCAGCATAACCTGAGATCATGTCTGTCACGACAGGATCGGGCTCTCTCATGCCCCTTTCTACCACCGCTCTGTTCTGCCGCCACGCAGATTTTGCTGAACTCCTTGTGAATTGGGAACGGCATCGACTGATCCCGACGCGGTCGCGCCTTGCTCACGGCGACCTCGGCGCTGACGCCGTGCTGACCGACGGCACGATGAGGCGGCTGCTGGCCAGAAAGGCGATTGTCGATCCGGCCGCGGGGATTCTGTTTCGCAAGCGCGACGGCAGCGTCGTCGATATCGTGGCGAACTGTTGCGAAGCCTGGAACAGGTTGATCAATGACCCAGAGCGCATGACCTCAATCGGATCGAGAAACCGGGCCAATCGGTTCTGATCAGCGCACTTTGGTATTACGCCTTCTTTGCTGCGACGTTCGTGGCATGGCTCAGGCTGTATGTCTTCGCCCTCAAGCACCCGGTCGGCCCCATACTCGGCGCGCTGGACCCCACCTTGATGCCCGCTTCCGGATCGCGTTCTGCTCGGTCGTTCCGCTGAGTCAGGAGATTCCCTCCCTGGCGGTCATGTGGACACCGATGGCTGTGGGCATGATGATGGACATCCCCGGCAACATGGGCGCAGCAACTGGACGGCCGCCGCCTTCATCGACGAACGCGCCGACGAGACCCAGGAAGTCGAGGTTACCAATACGCAATACTCGACGGGACCCGACATGATGGTCGCGAAGGCCACAAGGGCCGCGTCAGCGCCTTCGTTCGGGTCTGGGATTTCGAGGGCCGATCTGCTGAAATCTGCCAGATCGACTGGAAGGGCTGATGACCGCACCCATTCTCGCCGCGTCGCGCCGCACGCGCCGCACGCCTCTTTCGTCCCGTGTCTACGACGCGGGCGTGAAGGGTTTCACCGTCTACAATCACATGCTCCTGCCGACGGCCTTCCGATCGGTCGAGGAAGACTATCGACACCTCAAGGAGCACGTTCAGGTCTGGGACGTGGCCTGCGAACGGCAGGTCGAGGTGGTCGGCCCCGATGCGGCGCGCCTCGTGCAACTCATGACCCCACGGAACATGAGCAAGATCGTCGTGGGCCAGTGTGCCTATGCACCTCTGGTCGACGAAAACGGCGGCATGATCAACGACCCCGTGATCCTGAAGCTCGCCGAGGATCGCTTCTGGATTTCGGTCGCCGACAGCGATGTCGTGCTCTGGGCCAAGGGCCTGGCCTACGGCATGGGCCTCGACGTTGCGGTCTTCGAACCGGATGTCGGACCGCTCGGCATCCAGGGACCGAAGTCGGATGAGCTGGCCGCCCGTGTCCTGGGCGAGGCCGTTCGCGACATTCGCTTCTTCCGCTTCGCAATGCTGGAGTTCGAAGGGCACCCGTTTGTCGTCGCCCGCTCGGGCTGGTCGAAACAGGGCGGGTTCGAAGTCTATGTCGACAACCCCGGGAAGGGCGTGGCGCTCTACGACGCGCTGTTCGCCGCAGGTGGCGACCTTGATGTCGGACCCGGTTGCCCCAACCTGATCGAACGCATCGAGGGCGGGCTGTACTCTTACGGTAACGACATGACGATCGAGCACGACCCGTTCGAATGCGGGCTCGGGCGCTATTGCCATCTCAATGCCGCCATCGACTTCATGGCGCGCAAGGCGCTGGAGACCAGGCGTGATGCCGGCGGCCCGCAGCGCATGATGCGGGGTGTCACCTTCGAGGGCGAAACCTGCCCGCCAAACGTCGAGGCATGGCCGGTCCACGGCGGTAGCGGCCAGGTCGGCCAGATGACGTCGGCGGCCCACTCGCCCGATCTCGGGACCAACATCGGCTTCGCCATGATCGAAAAGGCGCACTGGGATACCGGCACGTCCGTGACTGTCGAGACACCCGACGGCGCACGACACGGAACGGTCGTGGACCTGCCGTTCGTGAAGTAGGTCCCGCCCTACATCTGTCATCCCGGCAGAAGCGAAGCGGAGAGCCGGGACCTCAAGCGACAGGCCCTGACCTGTCGAGGTTCCGGATCGCGGTCGCGTTGCTCCCCTGTCAGGGATGACAATGAAGGGCTAGAGCAGCAGCGAGTACGCGCCTTCGAGCTTGAGCAGAGCGACCTTCATATCGACGCCCCCGTCGCCGGAGAACCCGCCGAGCCCGTCGGCGCCAACCACGCGGTGACAGGGAATGATCACGGGGATCGGATTGGAGCCGCAGGCCTGGCCGACCGGATGGGCCGGAACACCGAGGTCGCCGGCGATATCGCCATAAGTCCGGGTCTCGCCCTTCGGGATCGCGAGCATCGCGTCGTAGACCTGCTGCTGGAAGGCTGAGCCGGCCGGCGCCAACGGCAGGTCGAAGCGGTCGCGCGCGCCGTCAAAGAAGGCGCCCAGTTGGCGCAGACCCTCTTCGATCACCGGCGTGCGCTCGCCATGGTCCTGCGCATGCCAGAGCAGCTTCGTGATCGCGCCGTTCTCCTCGACGATGCCGAGGCGTCCGACCGGGGTGTCCGTAGCGCCGATGTTCATATCCTCAGTTTCCGCCTCGGCCACCGACGAGACAAGACAGATTGCTGTCATCGAACGGGCCGATAATCATGCTGTCCCCATTCGCATGAGAGCGGCCATGAAACTCGTCCACATCTCCGACACCCACATCAATCCCGAACCCGCCGTTGTCTTCATCTCACACGAACGCCTCCTGGATTCATTCGCTGATACGGGCTAGCCCTGCCGCGCGGCGGGGACCAGGGTCGACATGCTCGAAAATGACGTCAGCGGGCGGCGGCGGCGAAACGGGGCATCTTGATGCGGAAGAAGCTGGCGTCCTCGCTGGTGAACTCGATCGTCAGGTCGCCCCCCATGGCGCGCATGATGGCGCGGCTGATGGGCAGGCCGAGACCGGCACCCTGATCGCGACCGGCGCGGCTGCCACGCGCGAACTTCTCGAACACGACCGTCGCATCGTCCCGTGTCACACCACCGCCGTTATCGACGACATCAATCCAGACGGTGTCGCCAGGGCAACTGGTGCGCACGGTGACCTTCGGTTCCTCGGCGGTGTTGTACTTCACGGCATTGGACAGAAGGTTGATCAGCACCTGGCGCAGCCTATCCTGGTCGGCCCGGATCTGCAGCATGCCATCGTCCGGTTCGATGCCGACCGCGACTCTCTTGCTGCGCGTCATCCCGGAGACGGCGTCGCAGGCCGCGCGCACGGCGGCCTCGGTGTCGACGGGCTCCAGCAACAGGTCGGTCGTTCCGGCCTCCAGCCTGCCGATGTCGAGGATCTCGTCGAGCAGACGGGTGAGACGCAGACTCTCCTCATGGATGATCTTGAGGAAGCGGTCGCGTTCCTCCGCGCCGACCTGGCCGCCGTCCATCAGGATCTCCGAGAACGAACGGATCGAGGTCATCGGCGTGCGCAGCTCATGGCTGACCTGGCTGAGGAACTCATCCTTCTGCACGTCGAGTGCGCGCAACCGGTCGTTGGCGTCGCGCAGCTGCTGTGCCGCGCGTTCCAGTTCGTCGGACTTTTCCGAGAGTTGGCGCGAAGTCTCGATGAGCTGCTGGGTCTCGTCGGCGATGTCAATCAGCTCGGTCATGCTGACCGTCTTGCGTCCGGCGATCCGCGCGACCATGGCGTGCGCCGACGCTGCGCCAACCGAGCCTGCGAGCTCCCGCTCAAGCCGCGACACCACCGCATCGGTCGACACCGGCATCGAACCCGACCGCCCTTGACTGCGCGCCATATCGTCGAACAGGCGACGGGCCGGGTCGGCCCCGAGGATGCGCTGGGCCAGAACGAACAGCGCCTCGATGTCGGCCGTACCGGCGACAAGGGCGCTGGCCTGTCCTCCGGTCGCGCGATAGACGTCGACGAAGAGCGAGGATTGCAGGCGCTCCAGGGCGCCGGCGGAGGTGAAGGTCGAGACCACCACAAACAGCAGGGCGTTGATACCAACACTCCAGATCACCGCATGCACGAGCGGATCGATCCCGTCGAGACCGAGCAGCGCCCGGGGCCGCAGCGCGGCGATGGCCCAAGGCCCGTTGTCGATGACCGCCTCACTGAGAATGAAGTCGCCCCCGAAGCTGGGCAGGAAGAGCGTGTAGGCCCAGAGCAGGAAGCCAAGGATCATGCCGGCCAAGGCGCCCACGCGGGTTGCGCCGCGCCAGAACAGCCCGCCCAGCAGGCTCGGCAGGAACTGCGCGACACCGACAAAGGCGATCAGGCCGATGGCGGCAAGCGCGTCGGACCCGCCCTTGATGTAGAAGTACAGGAATCCGAGCCCCAGGATGATCGCGATGCTGACGCGCCTGGAGGTCAGCAGCAGGTTGCGCACGTCGCTGCTCACGGCTCGGCCGCGGGACAGGATACGCAGAGCCAAGGGCATGACGATGTGGTTCGACACCATGGTCGAGACGGCGATCGCAGCAACAATGACCATCGACGTAGCCGACGAAAACCCGCCCAGGAACGCCAGAAGGGCAAGCTCGTGCCGTTCCTCGGACAGCGGCAGCGTCAACACATAGAGATCGGGGTTGGCGCCTGCAGGCAGCGTTTTCAGGCCGACCAGCGCGATCGGCAGCGTGAAGACCGTCATACCGAAGAGGTAGAGCGGGAAGAGCCATGACGCCGTCGCCAGATGACGCTCCTCGACGTTCTCGACCACGGTCACCTGGAACTGCCGCGACAGGCAAATGATCGCCGTTGCCGACAGGAACATCAGCGTCACCCAGCGTGATCCGAAGATGTCGCCTGCGCCGCGGATGGCCTCCTCGGACACGCCTTCGAAGACATCGCCGAAGCCATCCGACAGGACATAGACCGCAAACACGCCGACCGCGATGAACGCGGCGAGTTTGACGATAGCCTCGAGCGCGATGGCGGCCACGACACCATGATGACGCTCGTTGGCATCCAGGTTCCGGGTACCGAAGAGGATCGTAAACAGCGCCATGCCGGCGGCGATCCAGAAGGCCGTCGTGACCTCGTCGGACGTACCGGAGATCACCTGATAGCTGCGCGTGACCGACTGGAGCTGCAGCGCGATGTAGGGCGTGGTTGCGATCAGCGCGATCAGGGTCACCAGCACGGCGAGGCTCGAACTCTTGCCGTAGCGCGAGGAGATCAGGTCGGCGATCGAGGTGGTGCGGTGCACCTTGGCGATACGCACCAACTTGCGCAGCAACCACCACCAGCCGGCGAACACCAGCGTCGGTCCAAGGTAGATCGTGATGAACTCAAGACCGTTGCGTGCGGCCGACCCCACGGCACCATAGAACGTCCAGGACGTACAGTAGACCGAGATCGACAGCGTGTAGATCACCGGCGAATGCAGCCAGCGCATGGGGCCCTTGCGGGTCCGCCGATCGACCACGAAAGCGACTGTGAAGAGCAGTACGACATAGGCGATGCAAACCAGGAACAGGAGGTCGACGGAGAGCATTACGCCTCGTCATCAGCGTCCGTCGTCTTGATGCTGCGCCAGAGCCGACCGGAAAGCATCGCGGTACCCACGATCAGGCCGAGCCAGACAGCGAAGACATAAAGCAGAGAGATCGGCAGGCTGGCCAGTTGGCCGTCCAGCAGAAAGGCCGCCCCGAGCGGCGGCATGAGCAGAACGAGGCCGATCAGCAACAGGACGATGGAGCGATCCTGTGCGGAGCGCGACGACCGCTGCGGATCGCGGCGGTCGGCCATGCTCAAGCGGACGACCGGCCGGCGAGCTGGGCGACCGCCTCGATGATGTCGGAATTGGCGAAGGGTTTGGTGATGAAGAGGTCGGCACCGCAGGCCAGTGCGGTCTCGCGGTCTTCCTTCTGACCCTTCGCCGTCAGCATGAGGACGGGAAGCCTGCCGGCGTTCTGGTCGACCCGAACCCGGCGCAGGATCTCATAGCCGTCCAGTTCAGGCAGCATGACATCGAGGATCATGACATCGGGCGTGTCGGACAGAGCCGTGTCGAGCGCGCTCTTGCCGTCGCTGACGACCGCCACGTCGTAGCCCGCCCGCTCAAGCAGAAAGCTGAGCGACTCAACGATGTTGGGCTCGTCCTCGGCGATCAGAACACGTTTCGTCATGGCCCCCCACGCCTTCACCGCCAGTTCTGTCTGGCGTTCGATTGAGCAGTTGGCCGACGATTAGACGTGACTTGCCGCGGACTTGCAACGTTCATGCCCCGTTCAGCCCGCCAACGGGTCCTCGACCCTGTGCGGACAGGCGTGTCGCGGGCAAAGCCGGCAACTCGGCCCCACCTCCTCCACCGGCACCGCGGAGTCAGGACCATAGACCGTCTGGCTCGCATCCTCCTCGGTCATGGCGATCATGTCCGTCAGATAGTGACGCGGCTTGCCGAACCCCGACGGTCCGGCGTTGCGGGCGCGAGCGACAAAGACAAAGTGCGCACCCGACGGGAAAAGCACCCGCTGGCGGATGAACGCCTCGGGCGATTGCTGGGCGCGGTAGAGCACCCAAAGCGGACAGGCCGACGCGTAACGCGGCACGGCAAGGTCCTCAAGGCCATACATCTCGATCAGCGTACCTGCGGCGTTGGCCTGGTAGTAGCCGAAGCGCGGCAGGTCTCGGTCCGGCGGCAGCGATGTCAGGCGATGACAGACACGTTCGACGTCGACGGAAAAGGCGTCCGCGAGCACGTCGACATCGAAGCCGCACCCGAGCGCCCGATCAATGAAGGGCTCCATGGGCATCAGCACGGCCGATGCGGCATAGTCCCGAAGCGTCTGTGCCGCTCGGCCGCGCGCCGCCGCCGTCTCGATCTCCGGTGCGGCGTCGATCAGATCTGTGATGGTGCGGTCGAGACAATCGTCGACCAGGGCGGAGACATGCTGCCAGCGTGAGCCCTCGAAGCCATCAGGCACGCCGGCGTCGAGGTCCGTGACGGCCTTCTCGAGTGCCACCACGTGATTCTGCCGGTTCTCGAAGAAGGCTTCGGCTTCGTCCAACGGAGTCAGGATTCTGTCGGGATCGTCGGTCTTGTGGAGATAGGCCGCCAAGGCCTCGCCGACATCGGACAGCACCTGGCTTTCCTCATGGATGATCGAGACGAAGCGGTCGCGCCGTTCCGTTGGCGCGTCGGGGAACTCGGTCAGGATCTCGCTCGATGAGCGAATGGCCGAGATGCGGCTCAACATCCGGTGCACGACCTCCTCGAGGAAGGGATCGTTCGACAGACGATCCGACAAAACCTGCGCGCGGCTTCTGGCGTCGCGCTCGGATCGGGCAAGGGTGGCAATGCCGCGGGCCCAGCCCGGGAAACGACCGATGAGCTCGCCCGTGCGCGGGACCTCGGGGCCCAGGTTCTCGACCGGCGGGAGATGTGCGATCTCGGTCAGCGACTCCAGAAGACGCCGCTCGGCGGCCCCGTCGAGTTCGTCGAGGGAGAGGTCGAGCGCTTCGGCCGTACGGCGCAACAACGGGCCGGCGATCTGCCGCTTGTTCCATTCGATCAGGTTTAGATAGGACGCGGAAATCCCGACCTCGCGGGCAAGCGCGGCCTGCGTCAGCCCCATCTCACGCCGCCGCTGGCGGATCCGGTTCCCGACAATCGAACGGTCGGGACCTGATAGACTCTTGGAATCAGCGGTTTGCGGCGCGACAGAGTCAATCATTGACAAATACACTCCGGTTGACAGTTAGAAATTGACAGAAAAATAATGTAATATCAATTAGTTGTTGTCCTCTTGACAGATAGAGCGTATCGTTTTCGCGGCTATCGGAACATCCGTGCCAACCGAACCGGAGGGGCCTCTGGTCATCGGAGCCCTCTCGGGGACACGCACAAGGGAGAACTGTACATGCGTAAACTGGATAT from Rhodospirillales bacterium encodes:
- the tcuA gene encoding FAD-dependent tricarballylate dehydrogenase TcuA, whose amino-acid sequence is MTSLPEETDVLVIGAGNAAFAAAHAAREHGCRVTVLERAPEDEAGGNTRFTAGAIRFAYRGVDDLVALMPDLTDEELATTDFGTYTEDRFFDDMYRVTEYRTDPDLCELLVTRSRETMLWMQSKGIRFAPIYGRQAFKVDGRFKFWGGLTVEACGGGPGLLEAWNASAAREAIDIVHGARADGLITDDGKVIGVHVRHDGMTRPVTARCVVIASGGFEANPEWRTRYLGPGWDLAKVRGSRFNTGEGIRMALDIGAASYGNWSGCHAVGWERNAPEFGDLGVGDHFQKHSYPWGIMLNARGERFVDEGADFRNYTYARYGRVILEQPGQFAWQVFDAKVSDRLRPEYRIKEITRVSADTLEDLCARLDDVDTEGALETVRAYNAAVRTDIPYDPNVKDGRRTEGLAVHKSNWANTIDTPPFEAYAVTCGITFTFGGLRVDTSGRVLDRDLQPIPGLHAAGELVGGIFYFNYPGGTGLMSGSVFGRLAGDTAGAHASGA
- a CDS encoding vanadium-dependent haloperoxidase, with the protein product MKMDRAESAYRVRVEAAEQARHRPHPGHQANPDEKRYGFAHYLMSFTKGLEHRKDLGVVADPAHFQAFRTCIDEGFAEHFTSSVFVPTNPVSGRKLDRRPWEAPTAGIVYDLEGPDAQAVTMAPAPELGSDELTFEMAEVYELALLRDVPLASFSKDGGSHDPGNKVDASLSRLNAMRYAKDGFKGRPRKTGGGELDRQTVFRGSSPGVENGPYVSQFLWIGNKTTAGGCKVDVDKGFISYGPQVIDQRVSIAEDGDDYMQTWQDWLDVQDGYKVQEDGIGQNLTDNRRFIRTPRDLATYVHVDALYQAYLNATLILLAMGTPFDQGFAKLSGMRRMYGPRNSEGTARNAGGFALWGGPHILTLVTEVATRALKAVRYQKFNNHLRLRPEALAARVTRAEELEKAFPGLCGCLAKMRDDLNRKPEPEPEPEPDLDLESTLTEIAKYNWESNEENERKDPVIDSQKGNYLLPMAFAEGSPMHPSYGAGHATVAGACTTIVKAFFDTGTVLVGKERDENSNPESVGFRFPEISKGDKAVYYEPNDDGSELCNRWVEGEDRPLTLEGELNKLAANISIGRNMAGVHYFSDYYDSLRMGEEIAIGMLQEQAICYPTDDFVLTVPTFDGKQVRIGAR
- a CDS encoding dimethylsulfoniopropionate demethylase, which translates into the protein MTAPILAASRRTRRTPLSSRVYDAGVKGFTVYNHMLLPTAFRSVEEDYRHLKEHVQVWDVACERQVEVVGPDAARLVQLMTPRNMSKIVVGQCAYAPLVDENGGMINDPVILKLAEDRFWISVADSDVVLWAKGLAYGMGLDVAVFEPDVGPLGIQGPKSDELAARVLGEAVRDIRFFRFAMLEFEGHPFVVARSGWSKQGGFEVYVDNPGKGVALYDALFAAGGDLDVGPGCPNLIERIEGGLYSYGNDMTIEHDPFECGLGRYCHLNAAIDFMARKALETRRDAGGPQRMMRGVTFEGETCPPNVEAWPVHGGSGQVGQMTSAAHSPDLGTNIGFAMIEKAHWDTGTSVTVETPDGARHGTVVDLPFVK
- a CDS encoding methylated-DNA--[protein]-cysteine S-methyltransferase encodes the protein MNIGATDTPVGRLGIVEENGAITKLLWHAQDHGERTPVIEEGLRQLGAFFDGARDRFDLPLAPAGSAFQQQVYDAMLAIPKGETRTYGDIAGDLGVPAHPVGQACGSNPIPVIIPCHRVVGADGLGGFSGDGGVDMKVALLKLEGAYSLLL
- a CDS encoding sodium:solute symporter translates to MLSVDLLFLVCIAYVVLLFTVAFVVDRRTRKGPMRWLHSPVIYTLSISVYCTSWTFYGAVGSAARNGLEFITIYLGPTLVFAGWWWLLRKLVRIAKVHRTTSIADLISSRYGKSSSLAVLVTLIALIATTPYIALQLQSVTRSYQVISGTSDEVTTAFWIAAGMALFTILFGTRNLDANERHHGVVAAIALEAIVKLAAFIAVGVFAVYVLSDGFGDVFEGVSEEAIRGAGDIFGSRWVTLMFLSATAIICLSRQFQVTVVENVEERHLATASWLFPLYLFGMTVFTLPIALVGLKTLPAGANPDLYVLTLPLSEERHELALLAFLGGFSSATSMVIVAAIAVSTMVSNHIVMPLALRILSRGRAVSSDVRNLLLTSRRVSIAIILGLGFLYFYIKGGSDALAAIGLIAFVGVAQFLPSLLGGLFWRGATRVGALAGMILGFLLWAYTLFLPSFGGDFILSEAVIDNGPWAIAALRPRALLGLDGIDPLVHAVIWSVGINALLFVVVSTFTSAGALERLQSSLFVDVYRATGGQASALVAGTADIEALFVLAQRILGADPARRLFDDMARSQGRSGSMPVSTDAVVSRLERELAGSVGAASAHAMVARIAGRKTVSMTELIDIADETQQLIETSRQLSEKSDELERAAQQLRDANDRLRALDVQKDEFLSQVSHELRTPMTSIRSFSEILMDGGQVGAEERDRFLKIIHEESLRLTRLLDEILDIGRLEAGTTDLLLEPVDTEAAVRAACDAVSGMTRSKRVAVGIEPDDGMLQIRADQDRLRQVLINLLSNAVKYNTAEEPKVTVRTSCPGDTVWIDVVDNGGGVTRDDATVVFEKFARGSRAGRDQGAGLGLPISRAIMRAMGGDLTIEFTSEDASFFRIKMPRFAAAAR
- a CDS encoding response regulator, with protein sequence MTKRVLIAEDEPNIVESLSFLLERAGYDVAVVSDGKSALDTALSDTPDVMILDVMLPELDGYEILRRVRVDQNAGRLPVLMLTAKGQKEDRETALACGADLFITKPFANSDIIEAVAQLAGRSSA
- a CDS encoding DUF2083 domain-containing protein, with product MGLTQAALAREVGISASYLNLIEWNKRQIAGPLLRRTAEALDLSLDELDGAAERRLLESLTEIAHLPPVENLGPEVPRTGELIGRFPGWARGIATLARSERDARSRAQVLSDRLSNDPFLEEVVHRMLSRISAIRSSSEILTEFPDAPTERRDRFVSIIHEESQVLSDVGEALAAYLHKTDDPDRILTPLDEAEAFFENRQNHVVALEKAVTDLDAGVPDGFEGSRWQHVSALVDDCLDRTITDLIDAAPEIETAAARGRAAQTLRDYAASAVLMPMEPFIDRALGCGFDVDVLADAFSVDVERVCHRLTSLPPDRDLPRFGYYQANAAGTLIEMYGLEDLAVPRYASACPLWVLYRAQQSPEAFIRQRVLFPSGAHFVFVARARNAGPSGFGKPRHYLTDMIAMTEEDASQTVYGPDSAVPVEEVGPSCRLCPRHACPHRVEDPLAG